One genomic region from Argentina anserina chromosome 2, drPotAnse1.1, whole genome shotgun sequence encodes:
- the LOC126784208 gene encoding LOW QUALITY PROTEIN: uncharacterized protein LOC126784208 (The sequence of the model RefSeq protein was modified relative to this genomic sequence to represent the inferred CDS: deleted 2 bases in 1 codon; substituted 1 base at 1 genomic stop codon) has translation MKISANVFMSRKLVPPEIFDALHDALKLNGATVVLCSDPSRTGPDDFHVIASSDHEKFEDLRAKGCQLLSPQCVFLCASARRSLPKRGFTCCLALDGINVLASGFEADEKVKISNLVTSMGGILHVKPSMDVSFVIAKNVLAAKYKWAVNILKKPVLTINWLYQCCNEHFLVPQESFRVLPFSGLTICVTRIPADERKKIEILITENGGQYSGELTKKCTHLICDAPEGDKYKVARKWGHIYIVTRKWFDQSIARRACLNEESFPVQGGFVSSKKIVKGCFASQNSQSNCSGFLQSAPPSVVADSSFTTATSGGIVDSDLEVTVSQSMLPTYSCAPLFCKEGDSKVPPLESKCEVTLEDCVADDSQSEDNDMYLSECRISLVGFEASEMRRLVNIIRRGGGCRYMVLNDRLTHIVVGIPSEIEKKEVRGLAALGLIHVVRAIWLEDCDRKKKEIPVLQKHSASDILLPKGALTGTSGMIQGKDFTIHQRMPSDQLCGDSNVASGVDLLEKNREEVTEIIRNDNRPMQAAVKSFDKNRLPIIQDKSKVQLHVKTRGQQNIRLESPAQNGKHSSVFKAKSFCFSDSFPEDRRGEIIEWVNQGGGLVTDAHLKQKVHFTIECHGVIPKSLGTTQTTYVSSHWIRSCLEDGCLLDVSNHILYSPLPCRTPLPGFECFRFSVSQYEEKDRLLLRNLCFTLGARFVEKLSKKVTHLLCKFTNGSKYEAACRWGIHRITCDWIYECVKQNKVVALDQFYPKEVTAEDREAGLCTTSQYPTQDVRMVSVGNSSQCRSESQDRSFSPPEAIGRNIKNIREEAKESSCNKKARILENVDQSGLLSSGISVSIPSYTNGNKRENTVGEVSQVVPDVASAIEDLLEQTTKIQDQSSPDSVSFCPESLYSIFYFQLCISCNPXWKQIFASDCSMLGHNPSGSLSMSGLSRQWSNRAEKKDDMNALSGNKTAGLYDAFSETQTDSQVVGYEDDLSGRQMILDRVRTRSSSRK, from the exons ATGAAAATCTCCGCCAACGTCTTCATGTCGCGGAAGCTCGTCCCGCCGGAGATTTTCGACGCCCTTCACGACGCGCTCAAGCTCAACGGCGCCACCGTCGTCCTCTGCAGCGATCCCTCCCGCACCGGCCCCGACGACTTCCACGTCATCGCTTCGTCCGACCAC GAAAAATTTGAGGATCTCAGAGCCAAGGGCTGCCAATTGCTCA GTCCTCAATGCGTGTTTTTGTGTGCGAGTGCACGCAGGTCGCTGCCTAAACGAGGGTTTACTTGTTGTCTAGCATTGGACGGTATCAATGTGCTTGCCTCTGGTTTTGAGGCAGATGAAAAG GTTAAGATAAGTAACTTGGTAACATCAATGGGAGGAATTCTTCATGTTAAACCATCTATGGATGTTAGTTTTGTCATCGCAAAGAATGTCTTGGCTGCAAAATACAAG TGGGCTGTAAATATATTAAAGAAGCCAGTTCTTACCATTAATTGGTTATATCAATGCTGCAATGAACATTTCCTTGTTCCTCAAGAGTCCTTTAGGGTTCTTCCATTTTCTGGTTTGACGATCTGTGTAACCAGAATTCCAgcag ATGAGCGGAAGAAGATTGAAATACTAATCACAGAAAATGGTGGGCAGTATTCTGGAGAACTCACAAAGAAGTGCAcacatttgatttgtgat GCTCCAGAAGGTGACAAGTACAAGGTTGCACGAAAGTGGGGTCATATTTATATTGTAACTCGGAAATGGTTTGATCAGTCAATTGCTAGAAGAG ctTGTCTCAATGAGGAGTCCTTTCCAGTTCAAGGTGGTTTTGTATCTTCAAAGAAGATTGTAAAGGGTTGCTTTGCTTCACAAAATAGCCAAAGCAATTGTAGTGGGTTCTTGCAATCCGCACCACCGTCGGTGGTCGCAGATTCAAGTTTCACAACTGCAACTTCTGGTGGCATTGTGGATTCTGATTTAGAAGTGACTGTTTCACAAAGCATGCTTCCAACATATTCTTGTGCCCCATTATTTTGTAAGGAGGGGGATAGCAAAGTCCCTCCCTTAGAATCAAAATGTGAGGTGACCCTTGAAGATTGTGTTGCTGATGATTCTCAGTCTGAAGATAATGACATGTACCTGTCAGAATGTAGAATATCACTTGTTGGTTTTGAAGCTTCTGAAATGCGTAGATTGGTTAATATTATTCGCAGAGGTGGGGGTTGCCGTTATATGGTACTCAATGATAGGTTGACACACATAGTAGTTGGAATTCCTTCTGAAAT TGAAAAGAAGGAGGTAAGAGGATTGGCAGCTTTAGGTCTCATTCATGTGGTCAGAGCCATCTGGCTTGAAGATTGTGATCGTAAGAAGAAAGAGATACCTGTTCTCCAGAAACATAGTGCCTCTGATATACTTCTTCCTAAAG GAGCACTGACAGGTACGAGTGGTATGATTCAAGGGAAAGATTTTACCATTCATCAGAGGATGCCTTCTGATCAATTATGTGGGGATAGTAATGTGGCAAGTGGAGTGGATTTATTGGAGAAAAATAGAGAAGAGGTAACAGAAATAATTAGGAACGATAATAGGCCCATGCAAGCAGCAGTTAAATCATTCGACAAGAATAGACTACCTATCATACAGGATAAAAGTAAGGTTCAGTTACATGTCAAAACAAGGGGTCAACAGAATATTCGACTTGAATCACCTGCTCAAAATGGCAAACATTCTTCTGTATTTAAGGCCAAAAGTTTCTGCTTTTCAGATTCCTTTCCTGAAGACAGG AGAGGTGAAATTATTGAATGGGTAAATCAAGGGGGAGGATTGGTAACTGATGCTCATTTGAAGCAGAAGGTGCACTTCACTATTGAATGTCATGGTGTCATACCCAAATCTCTAGGCACTACTCAAACTACATATGTATCAAGCCACTGGATCCGGTCATGTTTGGAG GATGGATGCTTGCTGGATGTTAGTAATCACATTCTTTACTCTCCTCTTCCCTGCCGGACTCCGTTGCCTGGATTCGAATGCTTTCGTTTTTCTGTTTCACAATACGAAGAGAAGGATAGACTGTTACTAAGAAATTTGTGTTTTACACTGGGAGCTAGATTCGTCGAAAAACTGAGTAAGAAGGTTACCCATTTGTTATGCAAGTTTACTAATGGAAGTAAGTATGAGGCTGCTTGTAGATGGGGAATACACCGAATTACCTGTGACTGGATATATGAGTGCGTGAAGCAG AATAAAGTTGTTGCTCTTGATCAATTTTATCCTAAAGAAGTTACTGCTGAAGATCGAGAGGCAGGATTGTGCACTACAAGTCAGTACCCTACACAAGATGTTCGAATGGTATCTGTAGGCAATTCATCTCAGTGTCGAAGTGAATCACAAGATCGGAGCTTCTCACCCCCTGAAGCCATTGGTCgtaatatcaaaaatatcagGGAAGAAGCCAAAGAGTCAAGTTGCAATAAGAAGGCAAGGATTTTGGAAAATGTTGACCAAAGCGGTCTTCTTTCATCAGGGATAAGTGTAAGCATTCCTTCCTATACAAATGGAAACAAGAGAGAAAACACTGTTGGTGAAGTATCCCAAGTTGTTCCTGATGTAGCTTCTGCTATTGAGGACTTGTTGGAGCAGACAACTAAG ATTCAAGATCAGAGTTCACCAGACAGTGTATCCTTTTGCCCAGAGTCACTATATTCCATTTTTTACTTCCAACTTTGCATTAGTTGCAATCCTTGATGG AAACAGATTTTTGCATCCGATTGTTCAATGCTAGGTCACAACCCTTCGGGTTCTCTCTCCATGAGTGGACTATCGAGACAGTGGTCAAACAG AGCTGAGAAAAAAGATGACATGAATGCTCTTTCTGGAAATAAAACTGCTGGCTTGTATGATGCTTTTAGTGAAACACAGACCGATTCTCAG GTTGTCGGATATGAGGATGATTTGTCAGGCCGGCAAATGATTTTAGACAGAGTTCGGACGCGAAGTAGTAGTAGGAAATAG
- the LOC126783263 gene encoding ubinuclein-1-like isoform X1, protein MDDPISAAESSRPSTSVLKSGDRQMFTVDLRPGETTIVSWKKLVKDTNKHSGLPPVPAPEPPANAHPSLESRIAPVQVQPSGEGEGEGEEGKDEAAPNRFSAVIEKIERLYMGKDSSDDEDQNIPDDDQYDTEDSFIDDAELDEYFEVDNSAIKHDGFFVNRGQLERINTTAALPNQQPKKRRRKDAKNPGENHGSLAPNRQAKLGKTAGAKMSSALGLAKSSSALNTIAVTTEHRDDMKFQNSLNACGYSPTKKSVDSNSVINPSPLKALDRDASGLLGEVKDIDKPKSGSLLHNDSSNRFKDAGASSDASYHKYHDKSAYSQTKIQSGRLSSNADELESSVRARVKNGIRQLPDLNLSDGKYSVPTTKTSHVHRKEGSSVRPKGSMLEKAIRELERMVAESRPPAMDNVEGDNSSQAIKRRLPREIKMKLAKVARLAQANNGKISKELLNRLMSSLGHLIQLRTLKRNLKIMINTGLSAKKEKDDRFQQIKKEVIDMVKTNASFLESKALEQQAGASDDFQEIASGAKDVSKRKFSMDPVLEDKICDLYDLYADGLDEDIGPQIRKLYAELAALWPSGLMDNHGIKSAICRAKDRRRERYSQNKDQEKMRRKKMLTPKVEESVRVEASSVPQQLYMRERLATEPGSHGSGNKPVSGTTAAVRIPSPINGPSFDRLKQEKLKGSASNSPDDTRVGDGAMIKKKVKRKPEQELDETRIRPDKLPSQQGDERQKPLKQAAGVPHKSNHQSTGLPSVEQSS, encoded by the exons GTACAAGTACAACCttccggagagggagagggagagggagaggaaggGAAAGATGAAGCTGCGCCAAATCGTTTTAGTGCTGTGATTGAGAAGATCGAGCGTCTTTATATG GGTAAAGACAGTAGCGATGACGAGGATCAAAATATTCCTGATGACGATCAGTATGACACTGAGGACTCTTTTATTGATGATGCCGAGTTG GATGAATACTTCGAAGTTGATAATTCAGCTATTAAGCATGACGGATTCTTTGTTAACAGGGGTCAACTAGAACGAAT AAACACAACTGCTGCATTACCTAATCAGCAACCgaagaaaaggagaagaaaagatGCAAAGAACCCTGGTGAAAATCATGGTAGTCTTGCGCCAAATAGACAAGCTAAGTTAGGTAAGACAGCAGGAGCAAAGATGTCATCTGCTCTTGGTCTTGCAAAGAGCTCTTCTGCTCTCAATACTATCGCTGTAACCACGGAACACCGTGATgatatgaaatttcagaattcATTGAATGCTTGTGGGTATTCACCCACTAAAAAGTCTGTTGATTCTAATTCAGTTATCAATCCTTCTCCTTTGAAAGCTTTGGATCGAGATGCTTCTGGACTGCTAGGGGAGGTGAAGGATATTGATAAACCTAAGTCAGGAAGCCTGCTTCATAACGACTCAAGTAATAGATTTAAAGATGCAGGTGCTTCCTCTGATGCATCATATCATAAATATCATGATAAAAGTGCGTATTCACAAACGAAAATCCAGTCGGGTCGGCTATCAAGCAATGCTGATGAGCTGGAATCATCAGTTCGTGCGAGAGTGAAAAATGGGATCCGTCAATTGCCTGATCTTAATCTTTCCGACGGGAAGTACTCTGTTCCAACTACA AAAACTTCACATGTGCACAGAAAGGAGGGATCTAGTGTAAGGCCAAAGGGTTCAATGCTTGAAAAAGCTATTAGAGAGTTGGAACGGATGGTTGCAGAAT CAAGGCCACCTGCTATGGATAATGTAGAGGGAGATAATTCATCCCAGGCAATCAAGAGGAGACTTCCCAGAGAAATAAAGATGAAGCTTGCTAAAGTGGCTAGACTAGCG cAGGCTAACAATGGAAAAATATCAAAAGAGTTACTTAACCGGCTTATGAGTAGTCTTGGTCACTTGATACAGCTCAGAACATTGAAG AGGAACTTAAAGATTATGATCAATACGGGTCTATCagccaaaaaggagaaagaTGACAGGTTTCAACAGATCAAGAAGGAAGTTATAGATATGGTTAAGACAAATGCATCCTTTTTGGAGTCTAAG GCATTGGAACAACAAGCTGGAGCCTCTGATGATTTTCAAGAAATAGCTTCTGGAGCAAAAGATGTCTCTAAAAGAAAGTTCAGCATGGATCCTGTATTAGAGGACAAGATTTGTGACCTCTATGACCTCTATGCTGAT GGACTGGATGAAGATATAGGTCCACAAATAAGAAAGCTCTATGCTGAG TTAGCAGCATTGTGGCCTAGTGGTTTGATGGACAATCATGGGATCAAAAGTGCAATTTGTCGGGCAAAAGATAGACGGAGGGAGCGATACAGCCAAAATAAA GATCAGGAGAAAATGAGGAGGAAAAAGATGTTGACTCCAAAAGTAGAGGAGTCAGTTCGAGTTGAGGCAAGTTCAGTTCCCCAGCAACTGTATATGCGGGAGAGATTAGCAACTGAACCGGGCAGTCATGGTTCGGGGAACAAGCCTGTATCAGGTACAACAGCGGCTGTGAGAATACCCAGTCCAATAAATGGTCCTAGCTTTGACAGGCTCAAACAAGAGAAGCTCAAGGGAAGCGCGAGCAATTCTCCTGATGACACGAGGGTCGGAGATGGTGCGATGATAAAGAAGAAGGTAAAGAGGAAGCCAGAACAAGAGTTGGATGAAACTCGGATACGGCCAGATAAATTACCTTCGCAACAAGGtgatgaaagacaaaagccGCTAAAACAGGCGGCTGGTGTCCCCCATAAGTCAAACCATCAATCCACAGGCCTTCCTAGTGTTGAGCAGTCTAGCTGA
- the LOC126783263 gene encoding ubinuclein-1-like isoform X2, giving the protein MDDPISAAESSRPSTSVLKSGDRQMFTVDLRPGETTIVSWKKLVKDTNKHSGLPPVPAPEPPANAHPSLESRIAPVQVQPSGEGEGEGEEGKDEAAPNRFSAVIEKIERLYMGKDSSDDEDQNIPDDDQYDTEDSFIDDAELDEYFEVDNSAIKHDGFFVNRGQLERINTTAALPNQQPKKRRRKDAKNPGENHGSLAPNRQAKLGKTAGAKMSSALGLAKSSSALNTIAVTTEHRDDMKFQNSLNACGYSPTKKSVDSNSVINPSPLKALDRDASGLLGEVKDIDKPKSGSLLHNDSSNRFKDAGASSDASYHKYHDKSAYSQTKIQSGRLSSNADELESSVRARVKNGIRQLPDLNLSDGKYSVPTTKTSHVHRKEGSSVRPKGSMLEKAIRELERMVAESRPPAMDNVEGDNSSQAIKRRLPREIKMKLAKVARLAANNGKISKELLNRLMSSLGHLIQLRTLKRNLKIMINTGLSAKKEKDDRFQQIKKEVIDMVKTNASFLESKALEQQAGASDDFQEIASGAKDVSKRKFSMDPVLEDKICDLYDLYADGLDEDIGPQIRKLYAELAALWPSGLMDNHGIKSAICRAKDRRRERYSQNKDQEKMRRKKMLTPKVEESVRVEASSVPQQLYMRERLATEPGSHGSGNKPVSGTTAAVRIPSPINGPSFDRLKQEKLKGSASNSPDDTRVGDGAMIKKKVKRKPEQELDETRIRPDKLPSQQGDERQKPLKQAAGVPHKSNHQSTGLPSVEQSS; this is encoded by the exons GTACAAGTACAACCttccggagagggagagggagagggagaggaaggGAAAGATGAAGCTGCGCCAAATCGTTTTAGTGCTGTGATTGAGAAGATCGAGCGTCTTTATATG GGTAAAGACAGTAGCGATGACGAGGATCAAAATATTCCTGATGACGATCAGTATGACACTGAGGACTCTTTTATTGATGATGCCGAGTTG GATGAATACTTCGAAGTTGATAATTCAGCTATTAAGCATGACGGATTCTTTGTTAACAGGGGTCAACTAGAACGAAT AAACACAACTGCTGCATTACCTAATCAGCAACCgaagaaaaggagaagaaaagatGCAAAGAACCCTGGTGAAAATCATGGTAGTCTTGCGCCAAATAGACAAGCTAAGTTAGGTAAGACAGCAGGAGCAAAGATGTCATCTGCTCTTGGTCTTGCAAAGAGCTCTTCTGCTCTCAATACTATCGCTGTAACCACGGAACACCGTGATgatatgaaatttcagaattcATTGAATGCTTGTGGGTATTCACCCACTAAAAAGTCTGTTGATTCTAATTCAGTTATCAATCCTTCTCCTTTGAAAGCTTTGGATCGAGATGCTTCTGGACTGCTAGGGGAGGTGAAGGATATTGATAAACCTAAGTCAGGAAGCCTGCTTCATAACGACTCAAGTAATAGATTTAAAGATGCAGGTGCTTCCTCTGATGCATCATATCATAAATATCATGATAAAAGTGCGTATTCACAAACGAAAATCCAGTCGGGTCGGCTATCAAGCAATGCTGATGAGCTGGAATCATCAGTTCGTGCGAGAGTGAAAAATGGGATCCGTCAATTGCCTGATCTTAATCTTTCCGACGGGAAGTACTCTGTTCCAACTACA AAAACTTCACATGTGCACAGAAAGGAGGGATCTAGTGTAAGGCCAAAGGGTTCAATGCTTGAAAAAGCTATTAGAGAGTTGGAACGGATGGTTGCAGAAT CAAGGCCACCTGCTATGGATAATGTAGAGGGAGATAATTCATCCCAGGCAATCAAGAGGAGACTTCCCAGAGAAATAAAGATGAAGCTTGCTAAAGTGGCTAGACTAGCG GCTAACAATGGAAAAATATCAAAAGAGTTACTTAACCGGCTTATGAGTAGTCTTGGTCACTTGATACAGCTCAGAACATTGAAG AGGAACTTAAAGATTATGATCAATACGGGTCTATCagccaaaaaggagaaagaTGACAGGTTTCAACAGATCAAGAAGGAAGTTATAGATATGGTTAAGACAAATGCATCCTTTTTGGAGTCTAAG GCATTGGAACAACAAGCTGGAGCCTCTGATGATTTTCAAGAAATAGCTTCTGGAGCAAAAGATGTCTCTAAAAGAAAGTTCAGCATGGATCCTGTATTAGAGGACAAGATTTGTGACCTCTATGACCTCTATGCTGAT GGACTGGATGAAGATATAGGTCCACAAATAAGAAAGCTCTATGCTGAG TTAGCAGCATTGTGGCCTAGTGGTTTGATGGACAATCATGGGATCAAAAGTGCAATTTGTCGGGCAAAAGATAGACGGAGGGAGCGATACAGCCAAAATAAA GATCAGGAGAAAATGAGGAGGAAAAAGATGTTGACTCCAAAAGTAGAGGAGTCAGTTCGAGTTGAGGCAAGTTCAGTTCCCCAGCAACTGTATATGCGGGAGAGATTAGCAACTGAACCGGGCAGTCATGGTTCGGGGAACAAGCCTGTATCAGGTACAACAGCGGCTGTGAGAATACCCAGTCCAATAAATGGTCCTAGCTTTGACAGGCTCAAACAAGAGAAGCTCAAGGGAAGCGCGAGCAATTCTCCTGATGACACGAGGGTCGGAGATGGTGCGATGATAAAGAAGAAGGTAAAGAGGAAGCCAGAACAAGAGTTGGATGAAACTCGGATACGGCCAGATAAATTACCTTCGCAACAAGGtgatgaaagacaaaagccGCTAAAACAGGCGGCTGGTGTCCCCCATAAGTCAAACCATCAATCCACAGGCCTTCCTAGTGTTGAGCAGTCTAGCTGA